GTGTACCGGTCATGATCACCGTACCGGGATAAAGGGTAAAATTTTTAGAACAATAACTCAATAATTCTTTGGTTTTAAATATAAGATCGGAAGTGTTCGAATCTTGCATGATTTTACCATTTAGTCGGGATATTATTCTGCAATGATCGGGTTCAGCAAGCTCAGTTTCAATCCAGGGACCCAATGGACAGAATGTGTCAAAAGATTTACCTCTGGCCCACTGTTGGTCCAAACAAAGTTGACAATCTCTTGCGGATACATCATTAGAACAGGTATAACCAAATATATAATTTTCTGCTTCTTCTATCTCTACATTTTTTGCTTTTTTACCGATTACAATGGTAAGTTCAGCCTCATAATCAACTTCATCGGGAGCCGCTGGCGGAATAATGATCTTATCTTCCGGTCCAATCACACTTGATGTGGCTTTTAAAAAGATGACCGGTTTTTCCGGATAACCAAGACCGCTTTCCTCGGCATGTTTCTTGTAATTAAGTCCGATAGCAATAATGTTCGGTGGATTTATTGGGGCAAGCAATTTTACCTCTTCCTTTTTTATCGGTTGTGACCTTAACTTGAAATCTCCAAATACATCCCCTTCAATCGGAAAAATCTTCTCGTTTTCAAGTTTTCCGTAAAATACTTCACCATATTTTTGATATCTCACTATCTTCATGATTGCCCCCTATAATTTTGTATTGATTTATATAGTTTTACCTTACTTCCTGTTTATTTCTACTTATGTCAAATGGCAATGATACAAGAATTTACGGATGTTAAAGGCAAATTGAAAAAAATAATCTATATAGTGATGGCTTTGGATATTCTTCCTCGGCATTTCTAATTATATTTCTATCTCTGCTCCTACATTGCAGAAAAAGAAAC
Above is a window of Candidatus Cloacimonadota bacterium DNA encoding:
- a CDS encoding fumarylacetoacetate hydrolase family protein is translated as MKIVRYQKYGEVFYGKLENEKIFPIEGDVFGDFKLRSQPIKKEEVKLLAPINPPNIIAIGLNYKKHAEESGLGYPEKPVIFLKATSSVIGPEDKIIIPPAAPDEVDYEAELTIVIGKKAKNVEIEEAENYIFGYTCSNDVSARDCQLCLDQQWARGKSFDTFCPLGPWIETELAEPDHCRIISRLNGKIMQDSNTSDLIFKTKELLSYCSKNFTLYPGTVIMTGTPNGVGFARKPAVFLKPGDTIEIEIEGIGKLINEVDS